In the genome of Manis javanica isolate MJ-LG chromosome 17, MJ_LKY, whole genome shotgun sequence, one region contains:
- the LOC140846996 gene encoding uncharacterized protein has translation MPCSTQLSLPGEGLPLLSCGPPLRDLLNSPPRRVVISPPSLLAVRLPGASSDQVTLSQLLSTQSTRSTLRATVHPHLLLNVGAPARVIAIRGPGQSGSRNRCRWTFLTPGVSSDSFMWTPAGPVTGACHLTGPPEEAEGRSGRGLQGRLDQAAPPPGRRQQRFSGLRPRSPRAPPRGGVMKEAVENARSRASQTEEGRSLGLRISSAPSRFPLASSRMTCGAGAPTQLGLSYEPGRGRRRPAKGTLPAWQGPAGRGPGPDLSPGSWRVMARSSLPPRGAHGRPAPRVPDARPRHHPAAPQPAEGPWEARALAKPGGHGEQHSPRPPAHAPAPSAAAASRPQEQSRQKERVFRSLQRRSPGLPVRPRGASPPARVGLRLFPRPTLPQLPAVRRTARAFHQALGQLTAGPRWGQPRPSGLRGKVPRALGRRGGGSPS, from the exons ATGCCCTGCAGCACCCAGCTCAGCCTGCCCGGGGAGGGGCTGCCCCTCCTGTCATGTGGCCCTCCGCTCAGGGACCTTCTTAACTCTCCACCTCGTCGCGTGGTCATCTCCCCG CCGTCCCTCCTCGCTGTGCGTCTCCCTGGAGCCAGCTCTGACCAGGTGACGCTGTCGCAGCTTCTCAGCACCCAGAGCACACGGTCCACCCTCAGGGCCACTGTCCACCCCCATCTCCTCCTAAACGTTGGAGCACCCGCGCGGGTCATTGCCATCCGCGGCCCCGGACAGTCTGGCTCTAGAAATCGCTGCAGGTGGACATTTCTGACACCAGGGGTCAGCAGCGACTCGTTTATGTGGACGCCTGCCGGGCCGGTGACAGGAGCCTGCCACCTCACCGGGCCGCCCgaggaggcagaaggaaggagcGGGAGGGGGCTTCAAGGGAGGCTGGACCAGGCAG CTCCCCCACCCGGGCGACGGCAGCAGAGGTTCTCCGGGCTGCGGCCCCGTTCCCCGAGAGCCCCTCCCCGAGGAGGGGTCATGAAGGAGGCCGTGGAAAATGCACGTTCCAGGGCCTCCCAGACTGAAGAGGGCCGGAGCCTGGGACTCCGCATTTCGTCAGCCCCCAGCAGATTTCCTCTAGCAAGTTCGAGAATGACCTGCGGGGCAGGTGCCCCGACCCAGCTGGGGCTTTCTTATGAGCCTGGCAGGGGCAGGCGGCGCCCTGCCAAGGGGACTTTGCCAGCCTGGCAGGGACCGGCGGGGAGGGGCCCGGGCCCAGATCTCAGCCCGGGGAGCTGGCGTGTGATGGCGAGATCATCGCTTCCCCCTCGCGGAGCACACGGTCGGCCAGCCCCCCGCGTTCCCGACGCGCGGCCCCGGCACCACCCTGCCGCCCCCCAGCCTGCGGAGGGGCCCTGGGAAGCCCGGGCTCTCGCTAAGCCCGGGGGGCACGGTGAGCAGCACAGCCCGCGGCCCCCCGCACACGCGCCTGCGCCGAGCGCTGCCGCGGCGTCCCGCCCCCAGGAGCAAAGTCGGCAGAAAGAGCGAGTCTTCCGGAGCCTGCAGCGTCGCTCGCCCGGCCTCCCCGTGCGTCCCCGCGGGGCGAGTCCCCCAGCACGTGTTGGACTTCGGCTGTTTCCCCGGCCAACTCTGCCCCAGCTGCCTGCTGTTAGGAGAACTGCCCGGGCTTTCCACCAGGCCCTTGGTCAGTTAACGGCTGGGCCTCGCTGGGGGCAACCCCGGCCCAGTGGGCTACGGGGGAAGGTGCCAAGGGCGCTTGGAAGAAGGGGCGGGGGCTCCCCTTCCTGA